A window from Cryptomeria japonica chromosome 1, Sugi_1.0, whole genome shotgun sequence encodes these proteins:
- the LOC131031200 gene encoding beta-carotene hydroxylase 2, chloroplastic: MACISCPYGLAYRDSILRPVSHNTVAFINRRHVGLCRSGFKLSRRKMRLGRVCFVLSENAQHEAKTEGEGSAAQSVEFAETLRKSVENGVEQLTERAARKKAERYTYLFAAVASSLGITSMAAGAVYSRFVWQMQGEDVPFTEMLGTFLFAAGATVGMEFWARWAHRALWHASLWHMHESHHKPREGPFELNDVFAIINAVPAISLVAYGFFNKGLVPGLCFGAGLGITCFGMAYMFVHDGLVHRRFPVGPIADLPYLNKVAAAHQLHHADKFDGVPYGLFLGPQELEEVGGREELEKLLNSKRKFSTAASEGKEAK, translated from the exons ATGGCGTGTATTTCGTGCCCCTATGGACTGGCTTACCGTGACTCGATCCTTCGACCTGTCTCTCACAATACGGTAGCCTTCATTAACAGAAGACATGTTGGGTTGTGTAGAAGTGGTTTTAAGCTTTCTAGAAGGAAGATGAGGCTGGGAAGGGTATGTTTTGTGCTCAGTGAAAATGCCCAACATGAGGCGAAGACCGAAGGTGAGGGCTCGGCTGCGCAGAGTGTAGAATTTGCAGAGACTTTGAGGAAAAGTGTGGAGAATGGAGTTGAACAGTTGACGGAAAGGGCCGCGAGGAAAAAGGCGGAGCGGTATACTTATTTGTTTGCGGCGGTGGCTTCCAGTCTTGGAATTACCAGCATGGCCGCCGGCGCAGTTTACTCCAGATTTGTTTGGCAAATGCAG GGCGAGGATGTTCCTTTCACGGAGATGTTGGGCACATTTCTATTTGCAGCTGGAGCCACG GTTGGAATGGAGTTTTGGGCTCGCTGGGCTCACCGAGCTCTCTGGCATGCCTCCTTGTGGCACATGCATGAG TCTCATCACAAGCCTAGAGAAGGACCTTTTGAGCTGAATGATGTGTTTGCCATCATCAACGCTGTTCCTGCCATTTCCTTAGTAGCTTATGGATTCTTTAACAAAGGCCTCGTGCCAGGCCTTTGCTTTGGAGCT GGACTCGGCATTACATGTTTTGGTATGGCATATATGTTTGTCCATGATGGGCTTGTTCATCGACGTTTTCCTGTAGGGCCAATAGCTGACCTTCCTTATCTGAACAAGGTAGCAGCTGCACATCAG CTTCATCATGCAGACAAGTTTGATGGTGTACCATATGGTCTCTTCCTTGGACCTCAG GAACTAGAAGAGGTGGGTGGTCGTGAAGAACTAGAAAAGTTGCTCAATAGTAAAAGGAAGTTCTCCACAGCCGCCAGTGAAGGCAAAGAGGCTAAGTAA